One stretch of Croceibacterium atlanticum DNA includes these proteins:
- a CDS encoding MarR family winged helix-turn-helix transcriptional regulator yields MRDPLPSLPGYALRRAALATASELAARLSAIGLRQSDASALILIGENPGVTASALGRQLAIQRANMVPLLKRMEDAGLIDRAPIDGKSQGLALTAAGQARLAEARNVIDTYEAELLRRVPAEHRNHLLPALAALWT; encoded by the coding sequence ATGCGAGATCCATTGCCCAGCCTGCCCGGCTATGCGCTCCGCCGCGCCGCGCTGGCGACTGCATCGGAACTTGCCGCGCGGCTAAGCGCAATCGGCCTGCGCCAGTCCGATGCATCCGCCCTGATCCTGATCGGCGAAAACCCCGGCGTCACCGCCAGTGCGCTGGGCCGGCAACTGGCCATTCAGCGCGCCAATATGGTGCCGCTGCTGAAACGGATGGAAGATGCCGGCCTGATCGATCGGGCGCCGATCGACGGCAAGTCCCAAGGGCTTGCACTGACCGCGGCCGGCCAAGCCCGGCTGGCGGAAGCGCGCAATGTCATTGATACATATGAAGCCGAACTGCTGCGGCGCGTTCCGGCGGAACACCGCAATCATCTGCTGCCGGC
- a CDS encoding p-hydroxycinnamoyl CoA hydratase/lyase translates to MAMPSKPDPRPQEETVKYEVIDDVAWVYFNRPDKRNCMSPKLNRQMKIVLEELEFRDDVKVLVLTGEGTAWTAGMDLLEYFRMTEAEGLGAIRKSQRESYGWFERLRWYEKPTVAMINGWCFGGGYGPLFGCDIAVASEDAQFGLSEINWGILPGGGASKVAQELMPFRKAMYHAMMGENLTGKQAEEQGLVTECVPADKLKERVQEICDVLKKKETHALRATKWTMRRMVDMTYDNGLDYQIRAQEALHSFGGKEARTEATSQFLDKKEFKPGLGTFDTSKIKKD, encoded by the coding sequence ATGGCCATGCCGTCCAAACCAGATCCGCGTCCGCAGGAAGAAACCGTCAAATATGAAGTGATTGACGATGTTGCCTGGGTTTATTTCAACCGCCCGGACAAGCGCAACTGCATGAGCCCCAAGCTCAACCGCCAGATGAAGATCGTCCTGGAAGAGCTGGAATTCCGCGACGATGTGAAGGTGCTGGTGCTGACTGGCGAAGGCACGGCCTGGACTGCGGGCATGGACCTGCTGGAATATTTCCGCATGACCGAAGCGGAAGGGCTGGGCGCCATCCGCAAGAGTCAGCGTGAAAGCTATGGCTGGTTCGAACGCCTGCGCTGGTATGAAAAGCCGACCGTTGCGATGATCAATGGCTGGTGCTTCGGCGGCGGCTACGGCCCGCTGTTCGGTTGCGATATCGCCGTTGCGTCGGAAGATGCGCAGTTCGGCCTGTCGGAAATCAACTGGGGCATCCTGCCCGGTGGCGGCGCCTCCAAGGTGGCGCAGGAACTCATGCCGTTCCGCAAGGCCATGTATCACGCGATGATGGGTGAAAACCTGACCGGCAAGCAGGCCGAAGAACAGGGCCTGGTCACCGAATGTGTGCCGGCTGACAAGCTGAAGGAACGCGTGCAGGAAATCTGCGACGTTCTGAAGAAGAAGGAAACCCACGCCCTTCGTGCCACCAAGTGGACGATGCGCCGCATGGTCGACATGACCTATGACAACGGCCTCGATTACCAGATCCGCGCTCAGGAAGCGCTGCACAGCTTCGGCGGCAAGGAAGCCCGCACGGAAGCGACCAGCCAGTTCCTCGACAAGAAGGAATTCAAGCCGGGTCTGGGTACTTTCGATACGAGCAAGATCAAGAAGGATTGA
- a CDS encoding acetate--CoA ligase family protein, whose amino-acid sequence MSERRFTNEQIDRLLRPKSVAVIGASDRKGALGATLLNNLVQYEFDGDIYPVNPKRDELLGLKVYHTVDELPEGIDCAVLAIPRPFVLDTVRGLAARKCGAVVIYSAGFSEAGEEGMKEQLELGEIAREHGMVIEGPNCLGCTNYVERVPLTFVETNMQTPPKGTRAVGIASQSGALAAVLATALHPRGCYVSTSVSTGNEAASGVEDYVNWLVDDEDTHVIAMYVESLRRPKAFIEAARRARAAGKPIIMLHPGKSNKAQESAATHTGAMAGDYALMKTKLAREGVIFADTLEELEDITEIALRCPALPGANMAVLGESGALRGLAFDIAEDIGLDLIDLNDDNSPALRAVLPDFVPVSNPTDITAIGLSEPEIYTKVLTALLDDDRVGSVVASIIQSDPITSGIKFPHIIKVLEDGSFAKPLVFAGVDEGATVPQEYIDGLRKVGIPWFPSTERAYRAIARLADLAKRDLTDQSGEPLPLSGMAEVSGVVPEYKAKELLRPAGIAFPESKFAPSADEAAAVAETIGFPVVMKAQAAALGHKSDAGGVILNLKTADEVREAFTRMYDNVASYDSSITLDGVLVEKMGRMGTEMIVGAKSDPQWGPVVLAGFGGVTAEILKDVKLFTPDMGVERVKEGLLALKQAPILKGYRGSPELDVDALADLIVKIGQVMTGNPSIREIDLNPVIIHPKGDGVVALDALMLVD is encoded by the coding sequence ATGAGCGAACGGCGTTTCACCAATGAACAGATCGACCGGCTGCTGCGCCCCAAATCGGTGGCGGTTATCGGCGCGTCGGACCGCAAGGGCGCGCTTGGCGCGACGCTGCTCAACAATCTGGTGCAGTATGAATTTGATGGCGATATCTATCCCGTCAATCCGAAGCGGGACGAATTGCTGGGCCTGAAGGTCTATCACACGGTGGATGAACTGCCCGAAGGCATCGATTGCGCCGTTCTTGCCATTCCGCGTCCCTTCGTGCTCGATACGGTGCGCGGCCTTGCGGCCCGCAAATGCGGCGCGGTTGTGATCTATTCCGCCGGTTTCTCCGAAGCCGGGGAAGAAGGCATGAAGGAACAGCTCGAACTGGGCGAAATCGCCCGCGAACACGGCATGGTGATCGAAGGGCCGAACTGCCTGGGCTGCACCAATTATGTCGAACGCGTGCCGCTGACCTTCGTTGAAACCAACATGCAGACGCCGCCCAAGGGCACGCGCGCTGTTGGCATTGCCAGCCAGTCCGGCGCGCTGGCCGCCGTGCTGGCGACTGCGCTGCATCCGCGCGGCTGCTACGTCTCCACCTCCGTTTCCACCGGCAATGAAGCGGCTTCGGGCGTGGAAGATTATGTGAACTGGCTCGTCGATGACGAGGATACGCATGTCATCGCCATGTATGTGGAAAGCCTGCGCCGGCCCAAGGCCTTCATCGAAGCGGCCCGGCGCGCCCGCGCGGCCGGCAAGCCGATCATCATGCTGCACCCGGGCAAGTCCAACAAGGCGCAGGAATCGGCTGCCACCCACACGGGCGCCATGGCCGGCGATTATGCGCTGATGAAGACCAAGCTAGCCCGTGAAGGCGTGATCTTCGCCGATACGCTGGAAGAGCTGGAAGACATTACCGAAATCGCCCTGCGCTGCCCGGCTCTGCCCGGCGCCAATATGGCGGTTCTGGGCGAAAGCGGCGCGCTGCGTGGCCTGGCCTTCGACATTGCCGAGGATATCGGCCTCGACCTGATCGATCTGAATGACGATAACAGCCCGGCCCTTCGCGCCGTGCTGCCCGATTTCGTGCCGGTTTCCAATCCGACGGACATCACGGCGATCGGCCTGTCGGAGCCAGAGATCTACACCAAGGTGCTGACTGCGCTGCTGGATGATGACCGGGTCGGCTCGGTGGTCGCCTCCATCATCCAGTCGGACCCGATCACCAGCGGCATCAAGTTTCCGCATATCATCAAGGTGCTGGAAGACGGCAGCTTCGCCAAGCCGCTGGTCTTCGCCGGCGTCGATGAAGGCGCCACCGTGCCGCAGGAATATATCGACGGGCTACGCAAGGTCGGCATTCCCTGGTTCCCGAGCACGGAACGCGCCTATCGCGCGATCGCGCGGCTGGCGGATCTTGCCAAGCGCGATCTGACGGACCAGTCGGGCGAACCCTTGCCCCTTTCCGGCATGGCCGAAGTGTCCGGCGTCGTGCCTGAATACAAGGCCAAGGAATTGCTCCGCCCGGCGGGCATCGCTTTCCCGGAAAGCAAATTCGCCCCCAGCGCGGATGAAGCGGCCGCCGTGGCCGAAACCATCGGTTTCCCGGTGGTGATGAAGGCGCAGGCTGCCGCACTTGGCCACAAGAGCGATGCCGGCGGTGTCATCCTGAACCTGAAGACCGCGGACGAAGTGCGCGAAGCCTTCACCCGCATGTATGACAATGTGGCCAGCTATGATTCCTCCATCACGCTGGACGGCGTGCTGGTTGAAAAAATGGGCCGCATGGGCACCGAAATGATCGTCGGCGCCAAGTCCGATCCGCAGTGGGGCCCGGTCGTGCTGGCCGGCTTTGGCGGCGTGACGGCGGAAATCCTCAAGGACGTGAAGCTGTTCACCCCGGATATGGGCGTGGAACGGGTGAAGGAAGGCTTGCTGGCATTGAAGCAGGCGCCGATCCTGAAGGGCTATCGCGGATCGCCGGAACTGGATGTCGATGCTCTGGCCGATCTGATCGTGAAGATCGGGCAGGTCATGACCGGCAATCCTTCCATCCGCGAAATCGATCTCAACCCGGTGATCATCCATCCCAAGGGTGATGGAGTGGTTGCGCTCGACGCGCTGATGCTGGTCGACTGA
- the infA gene encoding translation initiation factor IF-1: MAKEELLTVEGEIDEILPDGRFGVTLDNNHRIIAYTAGKMRRFRIRSVVGDRVHVEMTPYDLSKGRIVYRERTPGQGGPRRRAGGMR; encoded by the coding sequence GTGGCCAAGGAAGAATTGCTTACCGTAGAAGGCGAAATTGACGAGATCCTGCCCGATGGCCGTTTCGGTGTAACGCTGGACAATAATCACCGCATCATCGCCTATACCGCTGGAAAGATGCGCCGTTTCCGCATCCGCTCAGTCGTGGGGGATCGCGTGCATGTGGAAATGACCCCCTATGATCTCAGCAAGGGGCGGATCGTCTATCGCGAACGCACTCCCGGTCAGGGTGGGCCGCGCCGGCGCGCCGGGGGTATGCGCTGA
- a CDS encoding acyl-CoA dehydrogenase — MADKTPFDWADPLGLEKLLTEEERMIRDAARRFAQDVLMPRVIRAYREEISAPELFPMMGDAGLLGVTAREESGGADAGYVAYGLVAREIERVDSGYRSMASVQSSLVIHPIEAFGSQQQREYYLPRLTSGQAIGCFGLTEPDAGSDPGSMRSFARRDGDGFSLSGTKTWITNAPFADIFVIWAKSEAHGGKIRGFVLEKGMPGLSAPKIEGKLSLRTSTTGEVVMDEVKLPADAILPGVEGIRGPFSCLNRARYGISWGSMGAAEACYSAARQYGLDRRQFGKPIAANQLFQKKLADMATEIALGLQASLQVGRCMDEGDFAPEMISLVKRNNVGKALEIARAARDMHGGNGISEEFHVMRHMANLETVNTYEGTHDIHALILGRAITGIAAF, encoded by the coding sequence ATGGCAGACAAGACGCCGTTCGATTGGGCCGACCCGCTCGGCCTCGAAAAACTGCTCACCGAAGAAGAGCGGATGATCCGCGATGCCGCACGGCGTTTCGCACAGGATGTGCTTATGCCGCGCGTGATCCGGGCCTATCGCGAAGAGATCAGCGCGCCCGAACTGTTCCCGATGATGGGGGATGCCGGCCTGCTTGGCGTCACCGCGCGCGAGGAATCCGGCGGCGCTGATGCAGGCTATGTGGCTTACGGCCTCGTCGCGCGGGAGATCGAGCGGGTCGATTCCGGCTATCGTTCGATGGCATCTGTCCAGTCGAGCCTGGTGATTCACCCGATCGAGGCTTTCGGATCGCAGCAGCAGCGCGAATATTATCTGCCCCGCCTTACGAGCGGCCAGGCGATTGGCTGCTTCGGCCTGACCGAACCGGACGCCGGATCGGACCCCGGATCCATGCGCAGCTTTGCCCGCAGGGATGGCGATGGTTTCAGCCTGTCCGGCACCAAGACATGGATCACCAACGCCCCCTTTGCCGACATCTTCGTGATTTGGGCGAAGAGCGAAGCGCATGGCGGGAAAATCCGCGGCTTCGTGCTGGAAAAGGGCATGCCGGGTCTCTCTGCCCCGAAAATAGAGGGCAAATTGTCCCTCCGCACCAGTACGACCGGCGAAGTGGTAATGGATGAGGTGAAATTGCCCGCCGATGCCATTCTGCCGGGCGTGGAAGGCATAAGGGGGCCGTTCTCATGCCTCAACCGTGCCCGCTACGGCATTTCATGGGGCAGTATGGGCGCTGCCGAGGCGTGCTATTCAGCGGCCCGGCAATATGGGCTGGACCGCAGGCAGTTCGGCAAACCGATCGCCGCCAACCAGCTATTCCAGAAGAAACTGGCCGATATGGCGACGGAGATCGCACTCGGCCTCCAGGCCAGCCTGCAAGTCGGCCGCTGTATGGATGAAGGCGATTTTGCGCCGGAAATGATCAGCCTGGTCAAACGCAACAATGTCGGCAAGGCGCTGGAAATTGCCCGCGCCGCGCGGGACATGCATGGGGGCAACGGCATTTCCGAAGAATTCCACGTGATGCGCCACATGGCCAATCTGGAAACGGTGAACACCTATGAAGGAACGCATGATATCCATGCGCTGATCCTCGGCCGGGCTATTACGGGCATAGCCGCCTTCTGA
- a CDS encoding response regulator, which yields MATAALSEERPRVLVVEDEFIIALDLSETVKDLGYALEGPFADKKTAFSALGRGLPDCAILDVFTKDGEVFPLADALTEAGVPIIFHSGHVDAEEMRKRYPRAIACNKPCPPDHMIDMLQAALDQAKSSH from the coding sequence ATGGCAACCGCCGCATTAAGCGAAGAGAGGCCGAGGGTCCTGGTGGTCGAGGATGAGTTCATCATCGCTCTCGACCTGTCCGAGACGGTCAAGGATCTCGGCTATGCGCTTGAAGGGCCATTCGCAGACAAGAAAACCGCATTTTCCGCATTGGGCCGTGGCTTGCCCGATTGCGCCATACTCGATGTATTCACCAAGGATGGCGAGGTCTTCCCGCTTGCGGATGCGTTGACGGAAGCCGGTGTCCCCATCATTTTCCATTCCGGCCATGTCGATGCGGAAGAGATGCGCAAACGCTATCCCCGCGCCATTGCCTGCAACAAGCCCTGCCCGCCCGATCACATGATCGACATGTTGCAGGCAGCACTCGACCAGGCAAAATCCTCGCACTGA
- a CDS encoding OmpA family protein produces the protein MSALRSPYLPIVAGALLCMALALAASRMNGAAMADDLAARAELAIAEARGAPVIAHFRTEGGLPTRHPLLSGGEELNEATRARIANVVAAIPGAGGIRWTDGSALAESSAAPIRPLHCQNEVEALLRARTIRFEESSTRIDAASQQLLDEVAAALRPCLGSIIAITGHTDSSGPEPGNLALSADRAEAVRLALMNRGIPADGLRVRGMGSSDPVEGLDPTDPANRRIEFSVIATEAIVPTPVDTPGPR, from the coding sequence ATGTCCGCGTTGCGTTCCCCCTATCTGCCCATCGTCGCCGGTGCCCTGCTTTGCATGGCGCTGGCGCTGGCGGCCAGCCGGATGAACGGCGCCGCCATGGCCGATGATCTTGCAGCGCGTGCGGAACTGGCCATTGCCGAAGCGCGCGGCGCGCCCGTGATCGCCCATTTCCGGACGGAAGGTGGCCTGCCCACGCGGCACCCACTGCTTAGCGGAGGGGAAGAGCTGAACGAGGCGACCCGCGCCCGCATCGCCAACGTCGTGGCCGCGATACCCGGCGCAGGCGGCATTCGCTGGACGGACGGCTCGGCCCTGGCGGAAAGCAGTGCCGCACCGATCCGTCCGCTGCACTGCCAGAACGAAGTGGAGGCATTGCTTCGCGCGCGCACCATCCGGTTCGAGGAAAGCTCCACCCGGATCGACGCAGCCAGCCAGCAATTGCTGGATGAAGTCGCCGCCGCGCTGCGCCCCTGCCTTGGCAGCATCATCGCCATTACCGGGCACACCGATTCCTCGGGGCCGGAACCGGGCAACCTCGCCTTGTCCGCCGACCGGGCCGAAGCCGTGCGTCTCGCCCTGATGAATCGCGGAATTCCGGCAGACGGTCTGCGCGTGCGGGGCATGGGATCGAGCGATCCGGTCGAAGGGCTGGATCCCACGGACCCGGCCAATCGCCGGATCGAATTTTCGGTCATTGCGACCGAAGCAATCGTGCCGACCCCTGTGGACACGCCCGGCCCGCGCTGA
- a CDS encoding lipopolysaccharide biosynthesis protein, with protein MSVKTATEEQGGDLVALAKGGRTNFFGFLLRLAARLPFLFIAGRLYGAAALGRFASALVIVELIAMLCTMGEKRGLAQRLSDSDDQDQHPGLVADGLVLACGVGALAALLLWFVPAPMFPSGIYTETDKLLVLAIPALALTEIILAAQAYRYDIATTVRARAIVEPWTISIMAGVMYLVTPASGLSLAYLISIYAALITALIPFLRSYGLPGGGWRPSFSRMSSLTIRGAPLAAADAIEWGTRRLDIFILGLFAAPTAVGVYYVAQQVASLPQKLKTSFEPILGPVITRKLREKDYSSIAKQVCQVGFWITAAQAGVALALGIPGEAVMGLVGPNFVGGTGALAFLLAAEVVAATAVVAEAALVYVARLRNLWVSAGTIGLQALLTVGAMLVADHYDWNEYYRAAAAAAALMLALGAASLIKALMLGRILHEPVNNWRWALVWAVAVAVVVGQFMLLLPEWAELAFGIPAILLAYGWVIWTKGFGPEDRVLFRRKMTEEEPPETIDGK; from the coding sequence TTGAGCGTTAAGACAGCGACGGAGGAACAGGGCGGCGATCTGGTCGCGCTGGCCAAGGGCGGGCGGACGAATTTCTTCGGCTTCCTGCTGCGGCTGGCCGCACGCCTTCCCTTCCTGTTCATTGCCGGCCGCCTCTATGGTGCGGCGGCGCTGGGGCGTTTTGCATCGGCGCTGGTGATTGTCGAACTGATCGCCATGCTTTGCACGATGGGCGAAAAGCGCGGCCTGGCGCAGCGCCTTTCCGATAGCGATGATCAGGATCAGCATCCGGGCCTGGTGGCGGACGGGCTGGTTCTGGCCTGCGGCGTTGGCGCACTGGCGGCGCTGTTGCTGTGGTTCGTACCGGCGCCGATGTTTCCCAGCGGCATCTATACCGAAACCGACAAGCTGCTGGTTCTGGCAATACCGGCACTGGCGCTGACGGAAATCATCCTCGCCGCGCAGGCTTACCGCTATGACATCGCCACGACGGTACGCGCGCGCGCCATTGTCGAGCCATGGACGATCTCGATCATGGCCGGCGTCATGTATCTGGTAACACCCGCCAGCGGATTGTCGCTCGCCTATCTGATATCCATTTATGCGGCGCTGATCACGGCGCTGATCCCGTTCCTGCGCAGCTATGGCCTGCCGGGCGGCGGCTGGCGCCCTTCCTTCAGCCGGATGAGCAGCCTGACAATTCGCGGTGCGCCGCTGGCCGCGGCAGACGCAATCGAATGGGGAACGAGGCGGCTCGATATCTTCATTCTCGGCCTGTTTGCCGCCCCGACGGCAGTCGGCGTCTATTACGTCGCGCAACAGGTCGCCAGCCTGCCGCAGAAGCTCAAGACCAGTTTTGAACCGATCCTCGGCCCGGTCATCACGCGCAAATTACGGGAGAAGGATTACAGCTCGATCGCGAAACAGGTGTGCCAGGTGGGCTTCTGGATCACCGCCGCACAGGCTGGTGTCGCGCTGGCCCTGGGCATTCCGGGCGAAGCGGTGATGGGGCTGGTGGGGCCGAACTTCGTGGGCGGCACCGGCGCACTGGCTTTCCTGCTGGCTGCCGAAGTGGTGGCGGCGACTGCCGTCGTCGCAGAAGCCGCGCTGGTCTATGTCGCGCGGCTGCGCAATCTGTGGGTTTCCGCAGGCACGATCGGGCTGCAGGCGCTGCTGACCGTGGGCGCCATGTTGGTGGCCGATCATTATGACTGGAACGAATATTATCGCGCCGCCGCCGCAGCCGCTGCGCTGATGCTGGCACTGGGCGCGGCATCGCTGATCAAGGCTTTGATGCTGGGCCGCATCCTGCACGAGCCGGTGAACAATTGGCGCTGGGCACTGGTCTGGGCCGTCGCGGTCGCGGTCGTGGTCGGCCAGTTCATGCTGCTGCTGCCCGAATGGGCGGAGCTTGCCTTCGGCATCCCGGCCATATTGCTCGCTTATGGCTGGGTCATCTGGACCAAAGGGTTCGGCCCGGAAGACCGTGTGCTGTTCCGCCGCAAGATGACCGAGGAAGAGCCGCCCGAAACTATCGACGGCAAGTGA
- a CDS encoding NAD(P)H-dependent glycerol-3-phosphate dehydrogenase, with protein sequence MKTPEIGVVGAGAWGTALAQMIASDGRDVLIWAHEPALVEEINRSHTNSLYLPSARLAQTIRATSDLGEMAQCAILLLVTPAQFLAETLSRMSAFPRDLVLCAKGIEAKTGRMMHEVASQAAPASQIAVLSGPTFAHEVAAGMPTAITLACGGGEEQWQRLSSALGRPSFRPYYSDDLTGAEIGGAVKNVLAIACGVVDGLGLGQNARAALIARGYAEMQRFGEALGADRQTLSGLCGLGDLVLTCSSTSSRNFSLGEALGKGAKASELMANRHTVAEGAFTAPVLAEMAASRGISMPIVDAVNRLLDGADARDIVTGLLARPLKAEGPSA encoded by the coding sequence ATGAAAACGCCGGAAATCGGGGTGGTCGGCGCCGGGGCCTGGGGCACCGCGCTGGCGCAGATGATCGCCAGCGATGGCCGCGACGTGCTGATCTGGGCGCATGAGCCGGCACTGGTGGAGGAAATCAACAGAAGCCACACCAATTCACTCTATCTCCCCTCCGCCCGATTGGCGCAAACCATCCGCGCTACCTCCGATCTGGGCGAGATGGCGCAATGCGCGATCCTGCTGCTGGTAACTCCGGCGCAATTTCTGGCGGAAACGCTCTCCCGCATGTCCGCCTTCCCGCGCGATCTGGTTCTGTGCGCCAAGGGGATAGAGGCGAAGACCGGCCGCATGATGCATGAAGTGGCGTCACAGGCCGCACCGGCCAGCCAGATCGCCGTCCTTTCCGGGCCGACCTTCGCGCATGAAGTCGCCGCCGGAATGCCGACCGCGATCACCCTGGCCTGCGGCGGTGGCGAGGAACAATGGCAACGCCTTTCCTCCGCACTCGGCCGGCCGAGCTTCCGCCCCTATTACAGCGACGATCTGACCGGCGCGGAAATCGGCGGCGCGGTCAAGAACGTGCTGGCCATCGCCTGCGGCGTGGTCGACGGGCTGGGCCTCGGCCAGAACGCACGCGCTGCCCTGATCGCGCGCGGCTATGCCGAAATGCAGCGTTTCGGCGAAGCGCTGGGCGCTGATCGCCAGACTCTGTCGGGGCTGTGCGGTCTCGGCGATCTGGTGCTGACCTGCTCTTCCACCTCCAGCCGCAATTTTTCCCTTGGCGAAGCGCTGGGCAAAGGTGCGAAGGCATCGGAACTGATGGCCAACCGGCATACGGTGGCCGAAGGCGCCTTTACCGCTCCGGTCCTGGCGGAAATGGCTGCCAGCCGGGGCATTTCCATGCCCATCGTCGATGCGGTCAATCGCCTGCTGGACGGCGCGGACGCCCGCGACATCGTCACCGGCCTGCTCGCCCGCCCGCTCAAGGCCGAAGGACCGTCCGCTTGA